TTATCGCCGGTGATTTCAATTTTGGGTTCAATCTCGGCATCGATAATCATTTGGTTGCAATCGCATTTGCTGATTTGCAAACGGTTTACAATGCTATCTACCAAAACCGAAAGGTTGAAGCTGGCTTTAGGGAACGTGTACGACTGGTTTTCTATTTTGGAGGCCAGCAACATATTCTCAACCATATCATCCAGCCGCTCAACATCGTTAAGCGATTTATCGATAAAATCCAACACCTGTTCTCTGGTCAGGCTACGTTTCTGGATAGTTTGCAGTAATATTTTGATAGAAGCCAACGGCGATTTCAACTCATGTGTCACCGATAGTAAAAAATTCTTTTTTTGCTCCTGCAGCTTACGTTCCTTATTAATGGTTTTATGCAGACTAACGGCCCCCAACGTAAATACCAATATAAACATCGATCCCTCGCATAATACCATACTGATAGGCCTTGCGTGAGGCGTTACCAGCATATACCCCCACCATACCAGTTGAGCAACGGCATAGATGATGAGCGCGTAAAAAATTACAAATGTCCTTTTCATTTCAGTTATCAGTGGGCAGTTGCCAGTTTGCAGTTATCAGTTTAAACTTGGGCGGTTGTAAGTTTGCAGTTATGCTTTTTTTTAATGCTAACTGTCAACTAAAAACTGCCAACTTATTTTCCGTTAAATACCAAATCTAAGCTATCAAAAATAGCGCGTTTGGTTTTTTCTAAATCAATTTTTGTATGTGCCGATGATATAAAGCCAACTTCGTAACCTGATGGCCCCAGGTAAATACCCCGGTTTATCAGTTCGCGGTGGAATTTTTTGAATTTTTCCATGCTTGCTGCATCAATATCTTCGGCTTTACGAATATACTCTTTATCTGTAAAAGCAAACCAGAATATCGATCCGATACCAAACACCTTAAATTTATAATTACGAGCCGTAGCAAAACGCTGGATGGCCTCGGTAAATTCTTCTCTTTTATTATTCAGGTCGCGGTAAAAACCCATGCGCAAAAGCTCGGTCAGTTGGGCGATACCTGCAGCCATGGCTACCGGGTTGCCAGATAATGTACCGGCCTGGTAAACGCCGCCATCGGGCGATACATTGCCCATAATTTCGGCCGATGCGCCATAACAGCCAACAGGCAAACCACCGCCAATGATTTTGCCATAGGTAATAATATCCGGCTTAATCTGGTAATAGCCTGCCGCGCCTTCGAAACCAACGCGGAAACCCGAGATTACTTCATCAAATATAAGCAGCGTGCCGTTTTGGGTACATATGTCGCGCAAAAACTGCAGGTATTCTTTTTCCTGTAACAGCAAACCGTTATTGGCCGGGATAGGTTCGATGATGATGGCTGCAATCTGGTCTTTAAATTCATTAAAAGCCAGGGTAAGGGCTTCTTTATCGTTCAGGGATACTACGATGGTTTCGTCAACAAAGGCCTTTGGTACGCCTGCAGATGAGGTTTCGCCAAAGGTAACCAGGCCCGATCCCGCCTTTACCAATAAAGCATCGGTATGGCCGTGATAACAACCTTC
The genomic region above belongs to Mucilaginibacter sp. KACC 22773 and contains:
- a CDS encoding sensor histidine kinase, which encodes MKRTFVIFYALIIYAVAQLVWWGYMLVTPHARPISMVLCEGSMFILVFTLGAVSLHKTINKERKLQEQKKNFLLSVTHELKSPLASIKILLQTIQKRSLTREQVLDFIDKSLNDVERLDDMVENMLLASKIENQSYTFPKASFNLSVLVDSIVNRLQISKCDCNQMIIDAEIEPKIEITGDKFALTSVVTNLIENAVKYSSPCSAVVVKLFSKDDKVYLEVADQGIGIADNEKARIFDRFYRVGSEETRNTKGTGLGLYIVKEVLDKHHASIKVKDNRPAGSIFEVVFG
- the hemL gene encoding glutamate-1-semialdehyde 2,1-aminomutase, whose amino-acid sequence is MLDSIKKMFSGEANEPVNTTGKPDISREKSAELYAKAKTYFPGGVNSPVRAFKSVYGTPLFIQKGDGSHIWDADGNEFIDYCCSWGPLILGHNNTKVREKVIEVMQNGMSFGAPTALENELAELILKNNKFIEKLRFVSSGTEAVMSAIRLARGYTKRDKILKFEGCYHGHTDALLVKAGSGLVTFGETSSAGVPKAFVDETIVVSLNDKEALTLAFNEFKDQIAAIIIEPIPANNGLLLQEKEYLQFLRDICTQNGTLLIFDEVISGFRVGFEGAAGYYQIKPDIITYGKIIGGGLPVGCYGASAEIMGNVSPDGGVYQAGTLSGNPVAMAAGIAQLTELLRMGFYRDLNNKREEFTEAIQRFATARNYKFKVFGIGSIFWFAFTDKEYIRKAEDIDAASMEKFKKFHRELINRGIYLGPSGYEVGFISSAHTKIDLEKTKRAIFDSLDLVFNGK